In Bacillus solimangrovi, the DNA window TGCAGGAGATGGGCTTCTGTTCCGGAATTGAGAATTATTCACGTCATTTAACGTTACGTCCTGCTGGTTCAACACCTTATACATTAATGGACTTCTTTCCGAAAGACTCCTTAATTGTTGTTGATGAATCACACGTGACGTTACCCCAAGTGAGAGGGATGTTTAACGGTGATAAGGCACGAAAGCAAGTGCTAGTAGATCACGGATTTCGCTTGCCATCTGCATTAGATAACCGTCCGTTACAATTTGAAGAGTTTGAGGAGCATATTCATCAAATTGTATATGTTTCGGCAACACCTGGTCCTTATGAACAAGACCATACTCCAGTGATGATTGAGCAAATTATTCGGCCGACAGGATTACTTGACCCAACCGTTGATATTCGTCCGATTGAAGGACAAATTGATGACTTATTAGGTGAAATTAATAAACGAGTAGAACGAAATGAACGAACACTCGTTACAACGTTAACGAAGAAAATGTCTGAAGACTTAACAGATTATTTGAAAGAGGTAGGCATTAAAGTCGCTTATCTACATTCGGAAATTGATACATTAGAACGAATTGAAATTATTCGTGATTTACGAATAGGTAAGTATGATGTTCTCGTTGGAATTAACTTACTACGAGAAGGATTAGACATTCCAGAAGTATCACTTGTCACGATTTTAGATGCAGATAAAGAAGGATTCCTACGTTCACAACGCTCGCTCATCCAGACGATGGGTCGTGCTGCACGAAATGCAGAGGGTCACGTAATTATGTATGCAGATAAAATTACTGACTCGATGAGAATTGCAATTGATGAAACGGAACGTCGTCGTGAGATTCAAGAAAAATATAATGATGAGCACGGTATTACTCCGAAAACTATTCAAAAAGACATTCGTGATGTAATAAAAGCAACTTATGAGGCAGAGGATACTGAGCAAAATGAAGGTATGCCTAACTTGTCTAAGATGAACAAGGATGAACAGAAGGAAATGATTGAGAAAATGGAACAAGAAATGAAGGAAGCTGCCAAGGCTCTAGATTTTGAACGAGCAGCAGAATTACGTGATTTGTTAATCGAATTAAAGGGCGAATAAGATAGAGAGGAAGGGTCAAAGAATATGTCGATGAAAGAGATTGTTGTAAAAGGTGCCCGTGCACATAATTTGAAAA includes these proteins:
- the uvrB gene encoding excinuclease ABC subunit UvrB, producing MNEQFELVSKYKPQGDQPNAIKQLVEGIESGKKHQTLLGATGTGKTFTISNVIKEINKPTLVIAHNKTLAGQLYSEFKDFFPNNAVEYFVSYYDYYQPEAYVPSTDTFIEKDSSTNDEIDKLRHSATTSLFERDDVIIVASVSCIYGLGSPEEYKELVVSLRVGMEMERNQLLHSLVDIQYNRNDIDFQRGTFRVRGDIVEIIPASKDERCIRIEFFGDEIDRIREVDKLTGEIIGDREHVAIFPASHFVTREEKMKVAIQNIEKELEERLKELRDDEKLLEAQRIEQRTRYDIEMMQEMGFCSGIENYSRHLTLRPAGSTPYTLMDFFPKDSLIVVDESHVTLPQVRGMFNGDKARKQVLVDHGFRLPSALDNRPLQFEEFEEHIHQIVYVSATPGPYEQDHTPVMIEQIIRPTGLLDPTVDIRPIEGQIDDLLGEINKRVERNERTLVTTLTKKMSEDLTDYLKEVGIKVAYLHSEIDTLERIEIIRDLRIGKYDVLVGINLLREGLDIPEVSLVTILDADKEGFLRSQRSLIQTMGRAARNAEGHVIMYADKITDSMRIAIDETERRREIQEKYNDEHGITPKTIQKDIRDVIKATYEAEDTEQNEGMPNLSKMNKDEQKEMIEKMEQEMKEAAKALDFERAAELRDLLIELKGE